A single window of Qipengyuania sediminis DNA harbors:
- the nadA gene encoding quinolinate synthase NadA encodes MSVETRLPTGVDLASEIDRLRKERNAIILGHYYQRPEIQDIADFVGDSLELSRKAAETDAEVIAFCGVKFMADTAKILSPDKIVVLPDMDAGCSLEDSCPPDKFRAFREAHPDHIALTYINCSTEVKALSDIIVTSSSAETILSQIPPEQKIIFGPDRHLGGYLSRKFGREMLLWPGVCIVHEAFSETALLKLKAQHPGAPVAAHPECPPAIIDHADYVGSTSGILQFAKTFEGDTLIVATEPHIIHQMERAMPGKRFIGTPGGDGNCNCNICPYMALNTMEKLYVALRDLSPRIEIEEGLRVRAKRSLDRMLEMASGTIGRGDLGPVGED; translated from the coding sequence ATGAGCGTCGAGACCAGACTGCCGACGGGGGTGGACCTCGCCTCCGAGATCGACCGCCTGCGCAAGGAGCGCAATGCGATCATCCTCGGCCATTACTACCAGCGGCCCGAAATCCAGGACATCGCCGATTTCGTCGGCGACAGCCTCGAACTCTCGCGCAAGGCGGCGGAGACCGATGCCGAGGTGATCGCCTTCTGCGGCGTAAAGTTCATGGCCGATACCGCCAAGATCCTCTCGCCCGACAAGATCGTGGTGCTGCCCGACATGGACGCCGGGTGCAGCCTCGAGGACAGCTGCCCGCCGGACAAGTTCCGCGCCTTCCGCGAGGCGCATCCCGACCATATTGCGCTCACCTACATCAACTGCTCGACCGAGGTGAAGGCGCTCTCGGACATCATCGTCACCTCTTCAAGCGCGGAGACGATCCTGAGCCAGATCCCGCCGGAACAGAAGATCATCTTCGGGCCGGACCGGCATCTGGGCGGCTATCTCTCTCGCAAGTTCGGGCGCGAGATGTTGCTGTGGCCCGGGGTTTGCATCGTGCACGAGGCTTTCAGCGAGACCGCGCTCCTGAAGCTCAAGGCGCAGCACCCGGGCGCGCCGGTTGCGGCGCATCCCGAATGCCCGCCCGCGATCATAGATCATGCCGATTACGTGGGTTCCACCAGCGGCATCCTGCAATTTGCCAAGACCTTCGAAGGCGATACGCTGATCGTCGCCACCGAACCTCACATCATCCACCAGATGGAGCGGGCCATGCCGGGCAAGCGCTTCATCGGCACACCCGGCGGCGACGGCAACTGCAACTGCAACATCTGCCCCTATATGGCGCTGAACACGATGGAGAAGCTTTACGTCGCGTTGCGCGATCTAAGCCCACGGATCGAGATCGAGGAGGGGCTGCGGGTGCGGGCGAAGCGCAGCCTCGATCGCATGCTCGAAATGGCGAGCGGCACCATCGGGCGCGGCGATCTGGGGCCGGTGGGCGAGGACTAG
- a CDS encoding LL-diaminopimelate aminotransferase has product MDAEFYRMKRLPPYVIAEVNALRHAARRSGRDIIDLGMGNPDLPPPPHVIDKLVEVARQPNAHGYSQSKGIPGLRRAQASYYARRFGVEADPETEVVVTMGSKEGLASLATAITAPGDVVLAPNPSYPIHTFGFILAGATIRSVPTTPGEAYFTALDRALAFTVPRPSVLVVNYPGNPTAETVDLAFYERLVAWAKANSVWVISDLAYSELYYDGNPTPSILQVPGAKEVAIEFTSLSKTFSMAGWRIGFAVGSRDLVAAMTRVKSYLDYGAFTPIQAAACAALNGPQDIVEANRRLYHKRRDVLVEAFGRAGWEIPPPAASMFAWAPLPPALRHMGSLEFSKQMLAHADVAVAPGVGYGEDGEGFVRIALVENEQRLRQAARNIRRWFQDMGVNTPAGQRAG; this is encoded by the coding sequence ATGGACGCCGAATTCTACCGCATGAAGCGCCTGCCGCCCTATGTCATCGCGGAGGTGAACGCGCTGCGCCATGCAGCGCGGCGATCAGGGCGCGACATCATCGATCTCGGCATGGGCAATCCCGACCTGCCCCCGCCGCCGCATGTCATCGACAAGCTGGTGGAGGTCGCGCGTCAGCCGAACGCGCATGGCTATTCGCAGTCCAAGGGCATCCCGGGCCTCCGCCGCGCGCAGGCGAGTTATTACGCGCGCCGCTTCGGGGTGGAGGCCGATCCGGAGACAGAGGTGGTTGTTACCATGGGTTCGAAGGAAGGGCTCGCCAGCCTCGCCACCGCGATCACCGCGCCGGGCGACGTGGTGCTGGCGCCCAATCCCAGCTACCCGATCCATACCTTCGGCTTCATCCTGGCAGGCGCCACGATCCGCAGCGTGCCAACGACCCCAGGGGAGGCCTATTTCACCGCGCTCGACCGCGCCTTGGCCTTCACAGTCCCGAGGCCGAGCGTGCTGGTGGTCAACTACCCTGGCAATCCGACAGCCGAGACGGTCGATCTGGCCTTCTACGAGCGGCTGGTTGCCTGGGCGAAGGCCAACAGCGTCTGGGTAATCTCCGACCTCGCCTATTCAGAGCTCTATTACGATGGCAATCCGACCCCTTCGATCCTCCAGGTACCGGGGGCCAAGGAGGTGGCGATCGAGTTCACCTCGCTCTCCAAGACCTTCTCCATGGCGGGGTGGCGGATCGGCTTTGCGGTGGGTAGCCGCGATCTCGTGGCGGCGATGACGCGAGTGAAGAGCTATCTCGATTACGGTGCCTTCACGCCGATCCAGGCGGCGGCCTGCGCCGCGCTCAACGGGCCGCAGGATATCGTCGAGGCGAACCGCCGCCTCTATCACAAGCGGCGCGACGTCCTGGTGGAAGCCTTCGGCCGCGCCGGCTGGGAGATCCCGCCGCCTGCCGCCAGCATGTTCGCCTGGGCTCCCTTGCCGCCGGCGCTCCGCCACATGGGTAGCCTCGAATTCTCCAAGCAGATGCTCGCCCATGCCGATGTCGCGGTGGCGCCGGGCGTCGGCTATGGCGAGGATGGCGAGGGCTTCGTGCGCATCGCGCTGGTCGAGAACGAGCAGCGCCTGCGCCAGGCCGCGCGCAATATCCGCCGCTGGTTTCAGGACATGGGCGTCAACACCCCCGCCGGTCAGCGGGCGGGCTGA
- a CDS encoding phasin family protein, which translates to MSDTLQGLPRGRRAKAGKALAPKAALLAGVAQDVEAAAIASELHTDGPAAEAAPAIAQSIKETTMETMNTTENAAGTATGMGADMQSRAKAAFDKTAEMTADLTAFHKGNVEALVEAGKVLATNLQDLGRSALEDARSAAETATADVKAMAAVKSPTELFQLQGEIMRRNVDAMVARTSHNAEAMMKLANDIFAPLSTRASVAMERFNKAA; encoded by the coding sequence ATGTCGGATACGCTTCAAGGGTTGCCGAGGGGCCGCCGCGCCAAGGCTGGCAAGGCGCTCGCTCCCAAGGCCGCGTTGCTCGCCGGCGTCGCGCAGGACGTCGAAGCCGCGGCGATTGCCAGCGAACTTCACACCGACGGCCCGGCCGCCGAGGCCGCCCCCGCAATCGCTCAATCCATTAAGGAAACCACCATGGAAACCATGAACACCACCGAGAACGCCGCCGGCACCGCCACCGGAATGGGCGCCGACATGCAGTCGCGCGCGAAGGCGGCCTTTGATAAGACCGCGGAGATGACCGCCGACCTCACCGCCTTCCACAAGGGCAATGTCGAGGCGCTGGTCGAAGCGGGCAAGGTGCTCGCGACCAACCTGCAGGACCTCGGCCGCAGCGCGCTGGAGGATGCCAGGTCCGCCGCCGAGACCGCGACCGCCGACGTGAAGGCGATGGCCGCCGTCAAGTCGCCGACCGAGCTGTTCCAGCTCCAGGGCGAGATCATGCGTCGCAATGTCGATGCCATGGTCGCCCGCACCTCGCACAATGCCGAGGCGATGATGAAGCTTGCGAACGACATCTTCGCGCCGCTTTCGACCCGCGCCAGCGTGGCGATGGAACGCTTCAACAAGGCTGCCTAA
- a CDS encoding MBL fold metallo-hydrolase, producing MAEMPPQPWPTGEAERLEPLVRRVLAPNPSPFTYTGTQSFIIGMRAGCAVIDPGPDLAGHVDALLAAIGPAPVLAILCTHTHRDHSPAARPLAEATGAPIVGCAPLTFDAAGPRADEGFDLDYAADRVLADGEAMQGPGWTLRALATPGHVSNHLCFALEETGALFTGDHVMGWSTSVVVPPDGDMGDYMRSLELLQGREDRIYYPAHGPAVDRPRRLVRGMIGHRKQRENQIMRLLGGAPASPEELVPQMYKGLDPRLTKAAALSVSAHLIDLERRGMVARSEGLWNRN from the coding sequence ATGGCCGAAATGCCGCCCCAGCCCTGGCCGACCGGTGAGGCCGAGCGCCTCGAGCCGCTGGTGCGGCGCGTGCTCGCGCCAAATCCCTCGCCGTTTACCTATACCGGCACGCAGAGCTTCATCATCGGCATGAGAGCTGGCTGCGCGGTGATCGATCCGGGGCCGGACCTGGCCGGGCATGTCGACGCCCTGCTGGCCGCGATCGGGCCCGCGCCGGTGCTGGCGATCCTGTGCACCCATACCCACCGCGACCATTCGCCCGCCGCGCGCCCGCTCGCCGAGGCGACCGGGGCGCCCATCGTCGGCTGCGCGCCGCTCACATTCGATGCGGCGGGGCCGCGTGCCGATGAGGGCTTCGATCTCGATTACGCGGCGGACCGCGTGCTTGCCGATGGCGAAGCGATGCAGGGACCGGGCTGGACGCTGCGCGCCCTTGCCACCCCCGGCCATGTCTCAAACCACTTGTGCTTCGCTCTGGAGGAGACGGGCGCGCTCTTCACCGGGGACCACGTCATGGGCTGGTCCACCAGCGTCGTCGTCCCGCCCGATGGCGACATGGGCGATTACATGCGCAGCCTCGAGTTGCTGCAGGGCCGCGAGGACCGTATCTATTACCCCGCGCACGGTCCTGCAGTCGATCGTCCGCGCCGGCTGGTGCGCGGGATGATCGGGCACAGGAAGCAGCGCGAGAACCAGATTATGCGGCTGCTGGGCGGCGCTCCGGCGAGCCCGGAGGAATTGGTGCCGCAGATGTACAAGGGCCTCGACCCGCGGCTGACCAAGGCCGCCGCGCTTTCGGTCAGCGCTCATCTCATCGATCTGGAACGCCGCGGGATGGTCGCCCGTTCGGAGGGGCTATGGAACAGAAACTGA
- a CDS encoding crotonase/enoyl-CoA hydratase family protein, giving the protein MSEERVTCELGENGVALVTLNRPDKMNALDTAMFEAIIAVGEELRTMAGLRAVVLTGAGRAFCAGLDTASFANVGSGTGAPITERTHGNANRYQEVAMTWRKCPVPVIAAVQGVCFGGGLQIASGADIRVVHPETRLAIMEMRWGLVPDMGGYALWRGLVRGDVLRELVYTNREFTGLEAESLGLATFVEADPLGRAHALAAEIANRNPEAVRAAKRLFAVMEEEGEDAILLAESREQAGVISRPNQVEAVMAGMAKRAPVFVDS; this is encoded by the coding sequence ATGAGCGAAGAGCGGGTCACCTGCGAGCTGGGCGAGAACGGGGTTGCGCTGGTGACGCTCAACCGCCCCGACAAGATGAATGCGCTCGACACTGCGATGTTCGAGGCGATCATCGCGGTGGGTGAGGAGCTGCGGACCATGGCGGGCCTGCGGGCCGTAGTCCTTACCGGGGCGGGCCGCGCCTTCTGCGCGGGGCTCGACACCGCCAGCTTCGCCAACGTAGGCTCCGGAACGGGCGCGCCGATCACCGAGCGGACCCACGGCAACGCCAACCGCTATCAGGAAGTCGCCATGACCTGGCGGAAATGCCCGGTGCCGGTGATCGCGGCAGTGCAGGGCGTGTGCTTCGGCGGGGGCCTTCAGATCGCCAGCGGGGCAGACATTCGCGTGGTCCACCCGGAGACGCGGCTGGCGATCATGGAGATGCGCTGGGGGCTGGTGCCGGACATGGGCGGCTATGCGCTGTGGCGGGGCCTGGTACGTGGCGATGTGCTGCGCGAACTGGTCTACACCAACCGCGAGTTCACGGGGCTGGAGGCAGAGAGCCTCGGCCTCGCCACCTTCGTCGAGGCGGACCCGCTCGGCCGGGCCCACGCGCTGGCTGCCGAGATCGCAAACCGCAACCCCGAGGCGGTGCGCGCCGCGAAGCGTCTCTTTGCGGTGATGGAGGAGGAGGGCGAAGACGCGATCCTCCTTGCCGAAAGCCGCGAGCAGGCGGGCGTCATCAGCCGGCCCAACCAGGTCGAGGCGGTAATGGCGGGGATGGCCAAACGCGCCCCGGTGTTTGTTGACAGCTAA
- the clpS gene encoding ATP-dependent Clp protease adapter ClpS, which yields MVDEPQDGDPGGPQIGVATKTRAKPKKPSQYKVLLLNDDYTPMEFVVMVLKRFFRMDLEQATRVMLHVHQRGVGVCGIFPYEVAETKVNQVMDFAKANQHPLQCTLEKA from the coding sequence ATGGTGGACGAGCCGCAGGACGGCGATCCCGGCGGCCCGCAGATCGGCGTCGCGACCAAAACTCGCGCCAAGCCGAAGAAGCCCAGCCAGTACAAGGTCCTGCTGCTGAACGATGACTACACCCCGATGGAATTCGTGGTGATGGTGTTGAAGCGATTCTTCCGCATGGATCTGGAACAGGCCACCCGGGTCATGCTCCACGTCCACCAGCGCGGCGTCGGCGTTTGCGGCATCTTCCCCTACGAGGTCGCCGAGACCAAGGTGAACCAGGTGATGGACTTCGCCAAAGCGAACCAGCATCCCCTGCAGTGCACGCTCGAGAAGGCTTAG
- a CDS encoding DMT family transporter, which produces MQTATARAAQKTYPGGAWPFAALIGGNAALALGPWLVRLADTGPVAAGFWRMALPLPLFAWLAWRETRARGALPGRGTVWLLLAAGAFFALDLASWHLGIELTRLGNATLFGNSGSLILMVWGLVALRRGPSRTEMLAIAAALGGAAILLGRSLEVSAETLTGDLLCVLAGLFYVLYLLPAQRARETLGQWSVLALVCASAAPVLLVCALLLGEPVWPGAAGWTPILALAVGSQIVGQGLLVYALPSFSPLVVGLSLLVQPAIASVVGWLAFDELLAPADMLGMALVAAALVIARAGAR; this is translated from the coding sequence ATGCAGACGGCAACCGCGCGCGCGGCGCAGAAAACCTATCCGGGGGGCGCGTGGCCCTTTGCCGCGCTCATCGGCGGTAACGCGGCGCTGGCGCTGGGGCCGTGGCTGGTCCGCCTGGCCGACACGGGGCCGGTCGCCGCCGGGTTCTGGCGCATGGCCCTGCCGCTGCCGCTGTTCGCCTGGCTCGCATGGCGGGAGACCCGGGCGCGGGGCGCCCTGCCGGGGCGGGGCACGGTGTGGCTGCTGCTTGCGGCCGGCGCCTTCTTCGCGCTCGACCTTGCCAGCTGGCATCTCGGCATCGAGTTGACGCGGCTCGGCAATGCGACGCTGTTCGGCAATTCGGGGAGCCTGATCCTGATGGTCTGGGGGCTGGTGGCGCTGCGGCGCGGGCCGAGCCGGACCGAGATGCTCGCTATCGCCGCCGCGCTTGGCGGAGCGGCGATCCTGCTTGGCCGCAGCCTGGAGGTGAGCGCCGAGACACTGACGGGCGATCTCCTCTGCGTGCTGGCAGGCCTTTTCTACGTCCTCTACCTCCTCCCCGCCCAGCGTGCCCGCGAAACGCTCGGCCAGTGGAGCGTCCTCGCGCTGGTCTGTGCCAGCGCGGCGCCGGTGCTGCTCGTCTGCGCTTTGCTTTTGGGCGAGCCCGTCTGGCCCGGCGCGGCGGGCTGGACGCCGATCCTCGCGCTCGCGGTCGGCAGCCAGATCGTCGGGCAAGGGCTGCTCGTCTATGCCCTGCCGAGCTTCAGCCCGCTCGTCGTCGGCCTTTCGCTGCTGGTCCAGCCGGCCATCGCCTCGGTCGTGGGCTGGCTGGCCTTCGACGAATTGCTGGCGCCCGCCGACATGCTCGGCATGGCTCTTGTCGCCGCCGCCCTGGTGATCGCGCGGGCGGGGGCGCGGTGA
- a CDS encoding DUF4230 domain-containing protein: MEQKLTETAPAPTAPARAPLARLQAVPWLIVIALSAAVIWLAWRAFFHNPNADPVGSAMLAFERQNSLTVFSSRFEIVAESTNSQGVLGIDLLKSRQAAIIPALVEYRLDLATMDRDRLTWDQATQTLAVTLPPLRISRPNLDEGQARTFTEGTLVTGAAAEALAKNNSLQAERKAAQFAQNPEVMALARQAAKDAVRQNLAIPLQLAGHESAKVTVRFDGEPSPR, from the coding sequence ATGGAACAGAAACTGACCGAGACCGCGCCCGCCCCCACCGCGCCCGCGCGTGCCCCGCTGGCGCGGCTGCAGGCGGTGCCCTGGCTGATCGTGATCGCGCTGTCGGCGGCGGTGATCTGGCTTGCCTGGCGCGCCTTCTTCCATAACCCCAATGCCGATCCGGTCGGCAGCGCCATGCTCGCTTTCGAAAGGCAGAACTCGCTCACCGTATTTTCCAGCCGGTTCGAGATCGTGGCCGAAAGCACCAACAGCCAGGGCGTGCTGGGCATCGATCTTCTCAAGAGCCGGCAGGCTGCGATCATCCCGGCGCTGGTCGAATACCGGCTCGACCTCGCCACCATGGACCGCGACCGGCTCACGTGGGATCAGGCGACTCAGACGCTCGCCGTGACGCTTCCGCCCCTGCGCATCTCGCGCCCCAATCTCGACGAGGGCCAGGCGCGCACCTTTACCGAAGGCACGCTGGTGACGGGCGCCGCGGCCGAGGCGCTGGCCAAGAACAATTCGCTTCAGGCGGAGCGCAAGGCCGCCCAGTTCGCGCAGAACCCTGAGGTCATGGCGCTCGCCCGGCAGGCGGCGAAGGACGCGGTCCGCCAGAACCTGGCCATTCCGCTGCAGCTGGCTGGGCATGAGAGCGCCAAGGTCACAGTGCGATTCGACGGCGAGCCGTCCCCGCGCTGA
- a CDS encoding PHA/PHB synthase family protein, translating to MTGDETSPDPFTNLYEAPAKLMQAMLAPAELARWADVATRLQALWMKIMAEQAEKPETSAAFFEPARWMQFAQGWYKQMPLAEPAWQKALWDESFALWQSVLAGYSGGTGAPQLPREDKRFADERWRSHPAFALIHQTYLLLAERAAQMVDEIEGLPEDQRDKLRFATKAIGEAASPANIPFLNPIVIERTLETRGENLVKGMEHLLADLKRGQLTHADGSGFVLGETIASTPGKVIHETPLYQLIQYTPTTERVLEVPLIIFPPWINRFYILDLNPKKSFVRWAVEQGVTVFMVSWKSADASMKDIVWDDYVGAQIEAIDHVRDRLGVPAVHAIGYCVAGTTLAATLAVMARRGEADKVRSATFFTAQVDFADAGDLLHFIDEQQFAAIEALSPDGYLDGRYMAATFNMLRGTDLIWNYVQNNYLLGEEYPAFDLLHWNGDTTNLPSKWHLAYLRDLYRDNRLVEPDALTVAGTPVDLSRVEVPIFVQAGKEDHIAPAKSVWRLTHHFRGPIEFVLAGSGHIAGVVNPPEAQKYQYWTNDAKVETLDEFIAGATEHKGSWWPHWIAWLKARGDETVPAKGKRKPGGKKDRVIEDAPGRYVKTA from the coding sequence ATGACCGGTGACGAGACCAGCCCCGATCCCTTCACCAACCTCTACGAAGCGCCCGCCAAGCTGATGCAGGCGATGCTCGCGCCCGCGGAGCTCGCGCGCTGGGCGGATGTCGCCACCCGGCTACAGGCGCTGTGGATGAAGATCATGGCCGAGCAGGCGGAGAAGCCCGAAACCTCGGCCGCTTTCTTCGAACCCGCCCGCTGGATGCAGTTTGCCCAAGGCTGGTACAAGCAGATGCCGCTCGCCGAGCCGGCATGGCAGAAGGCGCTGTGGGACGAAAGCTTTGCCCTGTGGCAGAGCGTGCTCGCGGGCTACTCGGGCGGCACGGGGGCGCCGCAGCTGCCACGCGAGGACAAGCGCTTCGCCGATGAGCGTTGGCGGTCGCACCCGGCCTTCGCGCTGATCCACCAGACCTATCTGCTGCTCGCCGAACGGGCCGCGCAGATGGTGGACGAGATCGAGGGCCTGCCAGAGGACCAGCGCGACAAGCTGCGGTTCGCAACCAAGGCCATCGGAGAGGCGGCGAGCCCGGCTAACATTCCCTTCCTCAACCCCATTGTCATCGAACGCACGCTCGAGACCCGGGGGGAGAACCTCGTCAAGGGGATGGAGCATCTGCTCGCCGATCTCAAACGCGGCCAATTGACCCATGCCGACGGCTCGGGCTTCGTGCTGGGTGAGACCATTGCCTCCACCCCCGGCAAGGTGATCCACGAAACCCCGCTCTACCAGCTCATCCAGTACACCCCGACGACCGAGCGGGTGCTCGAGGTGCCGCTCATCATCTTCCCACCCTGGATCAACCGCTTCTACATTCTCGACCTCAATCCCAAGAAGAGCTTCGTGCGCTGGGCGGTGGAACAGGGCGTCACCGTCTTCATGGTGAGCTGGAAGTCGGCCGATGCGAGCATGAAGGACATCGTTTGGGACGATTACGTCGGCGCGCAGATCGAGGCGATCGACCATGTTCGCGATAGGCTCGGCGTGCCTGCCGTCCATGCCATCGGCTATTGCGTCGCCGGCACCACGCTCGCGGCGACGCTGGCGGTGATGGCGCGGCGGGGGGAGGCGGATAAGGTCCGAAGCGCCACCTTCTTCACCGCGCAGGTCGATTTCGCGGATGCGGGCGATCTCCTCCACTTCATCGACGAGCAGCAGTTCGCCGCGATCGAAGCGCTCAGCCCCGATGGCTATCTCGACGGGCGCTATATGGCCGCGACCTTCAACATGCTTCGCGGCACCGATCTCATCTGGAACTACGTCCAGAACAACTACCTGCTGGGGGAGGAATATCCCGCTTTCGATCTCCTCCACTGGAACGGCGATACGACCAATCTGCCGAGCAAGTGGCACCTGGCTTACCTGCGCGACCTTTACCGCGACAATCGGCTTGTCGAGCCCGACGCGCTGACGGTGGCCGGCACGCCCGTCGATCTGTCGCGCGTCGAGGTGCCGATCTTCGTCCAGGCCGGAAAGGAGGACCACATCGCGCCGGCGAAGAGCGTGTGGCGGCTGACGCATCATTTTCGTGGGCCCATCGAGTTCGTGCTCGCGGGATCGGGCCATATCGCGGGCGTCGTGAACCCGCCTGAAGCGCAAAAATACCAGTATTGGACAAACGACGCGAAGGTTGAGACGCTGGACGAGTTCATCGCCGGGGCAACCGAGCACAAGGGCAGCTGGTGGCCGCACTGGATCGCCTGGCTGAAGGCGCGGGGGGACGAGACGGTGCCGGCCAAGGGCAAGCGTAAACCCGGCGGCAAGAAGGACCGCGTGATCGAAGATGCACCGGGCCGATACGTCAAGACCGCCTGA
- a CDS encoding GIY-YIG nuclease family protein: protein MKRDFQPAGYMVANKRNGTIYIGVTSNLPQRIAQHRDGIIDGFTKRHGCKMLVWFELHATMKFAILREKQLKGGSRSKKLALIEGANPRWLDLFAEICA from the coding sequence ATGAAGCGGGACTTTCAGCCCGCCGGGTACATGGTCGCGAACAAGCGCAACGGTACGATTTACATCGGCGTTACCTCCAACCTGCCTCAACGTATCGCCCAACATCGCGACGGCATCATCGATGGCTTTACCAAACGGCACGGATGCAAGATGCTTGTGTGGTTTGAGCTGCATGCGACCATGAAGTTCGCGATCCTGCGCGAAAAGCAACTTAAGGGCGGCTCTCGTTCGAAAAAGCTGGCATTGATCGAAGGGGCAAATCCGCGCTGGCTGGATCTATTTGCGGAGATCTGTGCCTGA
- a CDS encoding alkene reductase — translation MHDNLFQPLQAGAIHARNRIWMAPLTRGRATQPGSVPNAMMATYYRQRAGAGLIISEATGISVEGLGWPAAPGIWSEEQVEGWKPITRAVHEEGGAIVLQLWHMGRLVHPDFLDGEAPVSASATTAPGHAHTMEGRKDYQPARALETEEVGRVVADYARAAENAKAAGFDGVQLHGANGYLVDQFLRDSTNLRTDRYGGPAENRVRFLREVLEALVGVWGADRVGVRLSPNGETQGCDDSDPATTFGAAARVCEELGLAFVELREPGPEGTFGRTDVPKQSALIRSLYSGALVLNSDYTAAGAERAISEGRCDAVSFGRPYISNPDLAERIRVGADWAENVNVPATWYFPGEVGYIDYPAMEREAV, via the coding sequence ATGCACGACAATCTGTTCCAGCCGCTCCAGGCGGGCGCGATCCATGCCCGCAACCGCATCTGGATGGCCCCGCTTACGCGCGGGCGCGCCACGCAGCCCGGTTCGGTACCGAACGCCATGATGGCGACCTATTACCGGCAGCGCGCCGGCGCGGGGCTGATCATCTCGGAAGCGACCGGGATCAGCGTCGAGGGTCTCGGCTGGCCTGCCGCGCCGGGCATCTGGAGCGAAGAACAGGTTGAGGGGTGGAAGCCCATCACCCGCGCCGTGCATGAGGAAGGCGGGGCAATCGTGCTCCAGCTCTGGCACATGGGCCGGCTGGTCCATCCCGACTTCCTGGATGGCGAAGCACCGGTCAGCGCCAGCGCCACCACCGCGCCGGGGCATGCCCATACGATGGAGGGGCGCAAGGACTACCAGCCCGCGCGCGCGCTCGAGACCGAGGAGGTCGGGCGGGTCGTCGCCGACTACGCGCGCGCCGCCGAGAACGCCAAGGCGGCGGGCTTCGACGGTGTCCAGCTTCATGGTGCCAACGGCTATCTGGTCGACCAATTCCTGCGCGACAGCACCAATCTGCGCACCGACCGCTACGGCGGACCGGCGGAGAACCGGGTTCGGTTTCTGCGCGAGGTGCTGGAGGCGCTGGTCGGGGTCTGGGGGGCGGACCGGGTGGGCGTCAGACTCTCCCCCAATGGCGAGACGCAAGGCTGCGACGACAGCGATCCCGCCACCACCTTCGGCGCGGCGGCACGGGTTTGCGAAGAGCTCGGCCTCGCCTTCGTCGAACTGCGCGAGCCGGGGCCGGAGGGGACTTTCGGCCGCACCGATGTGCCCAAGCAAAGCGCCCTGATCCGCTCGCTCTATTCCGGCGCGCTGGTGCTTAATTCGGACTACACGGCGGCGGGGGCGGAACGCGCGATCAGCGAGGGCCGCTGCGACGCGGTGAGCTTCGGGCGGCCCTATATCTCCAATCCCGACCTGGCCGAGCGTATCCGGGTGGGCGCGGACTGGGCCGAGAACGTCAATGTCCCCGCCACCTGGTACTTCCCGGGCGAGGTGGGATATATCGATTATCCGGCGATGGAACGCGAGGCCGTTTGA
- a CDS encoding acyl-CoA thioesterase: MTIAALLEPITGRDGPITLPDAKAWLQGRTLYGGASALLAYTAAVRAHPGLPPLRAAQIAFAGPVGAQFAVRVTVLRAGRNVTQMRSELVVDDAVCLAATFVFGTAREPNALHPAPACEPWPGAPEEREALPSPEALHFIANFELRRAQDESGKGAPLVRRWLRLKDENGLDPVSRLLLIGDTLPPGSMRAMRRPGPLSSINWSLNILDPEAETRDGWWLAESASDHADHGYSSERLRLWDADGRLVMVGMQAAALFG; this comes from the coding sequence ATGACCATCGCCGCGCTGCTCGAACCCATCACCGGCCGGGACGGGCCCATCACGCTCCCCGATGCAAAGGCCTGGCTGCAAGGCCGCACCCTCTATGGCGGTGCCTCGGCCCTCCTCGCCTATACCGCCGCGGTGCGCGCGCATCCGGGCCTTCCCCCCTTGCGCGCCGCGCAGATCGCTTTCGCGGGGCCAGTAGGCGCCCAGTTCGCGGTCCGCGTGACCGTGCTGCGCGCCGGACGCAATGTAACGCAGATGCGGAGCGAGCTCGTCGTGGATGACGCCGTCTGCCTCGCCGCGACTTTCGTCTTCGGCACGGCGCGCGAGCCCAATGCGCTCCACCCGGCGCCGGCGTGCGAACCCTGGCCGGGCGCGCCGGAGGAGCGCGAGGCACTGCCTTCGCCCGAAGCCCTGCATTTCATCGCCAATTTCGAGCTCCGCCGCGCGCAGGACGAGAGCGGCAAGGGCGCGCCGCTGGTGCGCCGTTGGCTGCGGTTGAAGGACGAAAACGGGCTCGATCCCGTCAGCCGGCTGCTCCTGATCGGCGATACGCTTCCGCCGGGCTCGATGCGCGCGATGCGGCGGCCGGGGCCGCTGTCCTCGATCAATTGGAGCCTTAACATCCTCGACCCCGAGGCGGAGACGCGCGACGGCTGGTGGCTCGCCGAAAGCGCCAGCGACCATGCCGATCACGGCTATTCGAGCGAGCGATTGCGGTTGTGGGACGCGGACGGGCGGCTGGTGATGGTAGGGATGCAGGCCGCGGCGCTATTCGGGTGA